Proteins encoded by one window of Enterococcus faecalis:
- a CDS encoding cupin domain-containing protein: protein MLIKSAESEEMTIFFDKENQPNAQVQMGIITLQPGEKRPLAGYARHEQDEYSYVISGEAHTILEDGQDLVGKAGQAQLIEAGEGHINYNDGLEQAVVVWMLVERTK, encoded by the coding sequence TTGCTTATTAAATCAGCAGAATCAGAAGAAATGACGATTTTTTTTGATAAAGAAAACCAACCAAATGCACAAGTTCAAATGGGCATTATTACATTACAACCTGGTGAAAAACGGCCTTTAGCTGGATATGCTCGCCATGAACAGGATGAATATTCTTATGTGATTTCTGGCGAAGCACATACGATTTTAGAAGATGGTCAAGACTTAGTTGGAAAAGCTGGACAAGCCCAATTAATTGAAGCTGGTGAGGGGCACATTAATTATAATGATGGGTTGGAGCAAGCGGTCGTTGTCTGGATGCTTGTGGAAAGGACAAAATAA